TCCAACGGAACGATCAGACCGGACTTCTGTAAATATTCGGTGACGACGAGCGAGCCTGGAGTCAAGCTGCTCTTCACATATCCTGGCTTGGTCAGGCCGCGTTCCACAGCCTTCTTAGCAAGCAGACCAGCGCCCAGCATTACACTAGGGTTGGATGTGTTCGTACAGCTTGTAATTGCTGCAATAACTACAGCACCTGGAGCGAGCTCGCTTGTGCTTCCGTCAGGATGAGTGACCGGAACACGCTGCGTAATCTTCTCGTCGCTCAAGCCGTAGCCGCCTTTATCAATAGGAGTACGGATAATATCGTTGAATTTGTTCTTCATCTCAGTGAGCTCAATCCGGTCTTGCGGACGCTTAGGCCCAGCCAAGCTCGGTACGACCATAGCGAGGTCCAACTCAATCAGATCCGAGAACTCTGGATCAGCAGTCTCATTGGTGCGGAACATGCCTTGCGCTTTGTAGTAGGCTTCAACGAGCGCGATTTGCTCTTCGCTGCGGCCTGTGCTGCGCATGTAAGCAAGCGTCTCTTTGTCAACCGGGAAGTAACCGATCGTAGCGCCGTATTCCGGTGCCATGTTGGCTACGGTTGCGCGGTCAGCGAGGCTGATGTTAGTCAGGCCAGGTCCGTAGAACTCAACGAATTTGCCAACAACGCCTTTTTTGCGCAGCATTTCTGTAACCGTCAAGGCCAGGTCTGTTGCTGTCGCGCCTTCGCTCAAGCTGCCGGTCAATTTGAAGCCGATGACTTCTGGTGCTACAAAATAAAGCGGTTGTCCGAGCATGCCGGCTTCTGCCTCAATACCTCCAACGCCCCAGCCGACAACACCCAGGCCGTTGATCATCGTCGTATGAGAATCCGTTCCGACCAGGGAGTCTGGATATACTACCGTCTCACCATCTACGGTCTTCGTAGCGGCTACCGAGGCGAGGTATTCCAGGTTAACCTGGTGTACGATTCCGGTTGCAGGCGGTACCGCGCGGAAGTTGTTGAATGCGGTCTGTGCCCAGCGCAGGAAGCGATAACGTTCTTCATTCCGTTCGAATTCAATGTTCATATTATATTCGAGAGCATCAGGGGAACCAAAGGCATCAACCATGACAGAGTGGTCGATAACGAGATCGACGGGAACGAGCGGATTGATCTGCTTCGGATCACCGCCAGCTTTCTTCACGGTATCGCGCATAGCCGCCAGATCGACGACAACCGGTACGCCGGTGAAGTCCTGCAGCACGATTCTTGCCGGGATAAATGGGATCTCTTTGTTCTCATCGCGGCCCTCGGCCCAGCCAGCGATTTGCTTCACATGTTCTTCAGTAATAGCTCTGCCGTCATATTGGCGGATAGCCGCCTCCAGCAATACCTTAATCGAGAACGGCAGCTTGGAAATTTGGCCAAGCCCTTGCTGTTCCAGCGTCTGCAGGTCATAGTAGCGATAGTTCTTACCACCAACAGACAGTTGACGGGCAGCAGTGAAAAAATCGTTCTTTGACATGAATGTACCTCCTTGTTCCGTTAGGTGAAACACAATTTCAAATTCACTACCTTAAGTATAGCTTCCCCACCGAAGTGAGTAAAGTGTTTTTTGTCCAGTTGCTTCTGCTGTTAGCGTTACCCATTTCGGATCGATGTCATCAAGCCCGGGCGAGTAAACAAGGATACCTCTAGTTAGTACATACTCATTATTATGCGTTCATATAAATAGAATGGGAATGTATTTGAAGGGGGCGAGAACCATGGCGGACGAATGGAGAAGAGTACTGACGAAGTACGTAAATCAGCTTAATCAGGATGAGGTCGATTACCGGGTGTGCTCGGAGGATTCCGTCGTGACCGATCTGGATTATTTGATCCGCAGCGGGGAACGTAAACATAGGCTGGAGATGTGGTACAGGGAACGGGGGGCAGCTCCAGTTCGATGCGAGACGAAGGCGCGACTGATTCGTGAGATCGAGCATCGGGCAGGTGAGCTGGAAGTGGAGCTGATGCTGTTGCAGAAGATCTATTATGATAAGGGCGGAGCCAGGCATCAGGAGCAGCGGGTCGATCAGCAGCGCCTGACACTCCTGCGCGAGGGGGATGGCTGGACGGTGTCTCGCGTGTATCAGCCTATTCCGGAGCGGAGCGCTCCGGTGAATGTTGCCTCCATCTACAATCAGGATTACACAGGAAAGGCCGGTCCGTCCCGTCCTTATCTGAATCATCAAATTCTCGGTGCGGGCGGGTCCCAGCGAAGCACAGCTTATCGGCGTGAAGACGCAGTATTGTACGCAGATCGCTGGTGGGACAGCTTTAATCCGGAATTTGCCCAATTTGAAGTCGATTGCACCAGTTATATCTCCCAATGTCTCTTTGCAGGCGGAGCCCCAATAAACTATACTGGAAAAAGAGAATCGGGCTGGTGGTATAAAGGATATGTAGGCAAACAGGAGGCCTGGAGCTATAGCTGGGCGGTGGCGAATGCCCTTCAGCTATATTTGACCCATAGCAACTCTCATTTGCGTGCGGAGATCGTTGACCGTCCTGAACTGCTTCAGTTGGGAGATGTCATTATTTACGACTGGGATGGGAACGGTGCATATCAGCACAGTACGATCGTCACCGCCTTTGACGCGGGCGGCATGCCGCTTGTGAATGCACATACAACGCCAAGCCAGCATCGCTACTGGGACTATCGGGATTCCTACGCCTGGACCGAGGATACTGTATATCGGTTTTTCCATATAGCGGATCGCTTCTGACATCAGGGAGTTTCAATCGATCAAGACGTGTATTTATATTTAGAAAAGAGGTTACCCATGGGACAGGACAAATTGACTGTAGGACTGATTTACGGAGGCAAATCTGGGGAACACGAGGTGTCGCTACAGACGGCTCTGGCAGTCATGCAGGCTTTTGATTACGAGAAATATGAATTGCTGCCTTTCTATATTACGAAGCAGGGGGAGTGGAGAGTCGGCAGCAATCAATCCGCTCCTTTTACCGCGTTAGAACAATTAAAGCTGGAATCGGATGCGGGGGATACAAGCGTGGCGATTAATACGCTGTTCAGTAAGCTGGCAACGGGTGAAGCGAAGATTGATGTCGCCTTCCCGCTTCTGCATGGCACCAATGGTGAAGACGGCACGATTCAAGGCTTGTTCGAGATGGCGAACATTCCATATGTAGGAGCAGGCGTATTGGCTTCGGCTGCTGGTATGGACAAAGTGATTATGAAGAAGCTGTTCGCCGATGCAGAAATTGAGCAGTGCGGGTACTGTTATTTCACAGATAGTGAATGGGAGCGCGATAGCTTTACACAGATTCAGCAGGTTGAGGAGAAGCTGGGGTATCCTTGCTTCATTAAACCGGCTAATCTTGGCTCCAGCGTCGGGATATCGAAGGCGAAGACGAGAGAGGAGCTTATAAGCTCTGTTAAGCTAGCGCTCCGTTATGATACTAAGGTCATCGTAGAGGAATTCGTTGAAGCCCGCGAGGTTGAGGTTGGGGTGCTTGGCAACGATATTCCGCTGGCTTCCGTACCAGGAGAAATCGTATCCTCTGGCGAATATTACGATTATCAAGCTAAATATCTCGACGGCAAATCGCAAATGCTGATCCCAGCCCCGCTTGATACCGAGCTGGCTGAACGCATTCGCGATGTGGCGGTCAAAGCCTTTAAGGCGATCGCTTGCAATGGATTGTGCCGGGCTGACTTCTTTATACGCAAGACAGACGGTCGTATCCTGATTAACGAAGTGAACACAATGCCAGGCTTCACTCCATACAGCATGTACCCGCTATTGTGGAGAGAGACAGGACTCTCTTATGAGACGCTGCTTGACCGACTGATCGAGCTGGCAATGGAACGGTTCGCGAAGAGACAGGATCTGTTCTTTGAGAACGGGATTAATTAATCTGGCAAGACGAATTAGGAACAGAATGAATTCAGGACGGAAAGGGAGATGAGCATGGGGTTCCAGACAGAATTTAATTCGGTATGTAAATTTAAGAATGAACAGGAGCTGTTCGACCTGTTGGAATATGGTCGCGGCAAGATGCGCAAGGAGGGATTGCGCGTATTCCCGACCGGGCAGAAGGTCATTGCTTATAGCCCGGATAATAAGGCTGTAGCCATAGTGAAGATCACCGCCTGTGTTGCTGAGATTAACTTCAACGGTGAAGAGGTGACCGCAGTAGAGTTGGATCTGGTACGTCCACTGACGGATGAAGAATCCGCGATCCAAACTGCGCTTGCTTACGAGATGTTCTTCGGAGAGGCCAAGTAGTTGAGCCCCTTTCGCTCAGGAGCTTGTCTCGGTCAATTGTGGTTCATTTGCCTAGGCCATATTGAGGGACAAGCTTTTGAGACGAAGCTTATTGAATCGCGGTCGCTCCTCCTTGAAGATTGCGATTGGGTTTATTATCAAAGGGGGACTTTTTAAATAACCTCTGATATGAATTGCCTTCAGGTTTATTTTTCCTGATGGCGGGAACTCTGTAAATAGAAGATCTGATTTAGTTGATTCATATTCGTAAGAGGGGTTCGTAATTGGCCGTACTATGTGGCTGGTTACGGACTTTTTATATAAATGGTGGTATATTAAATACAGATCGATTTGCAGCTATTCAGCCTGATTTCCTACACAAATCGCTTAAATGATGCAACTTTGCGCCATTCGGGGCGTATATTTTAAAAAAGGTAAAAATTGAAAGATTCATAGAAGAGCTATGCAAGTTGAAAATCAATTAGAAAGTAGTGTGAAACCATTGGAACCTAAGCCTAAAATTCCATACGTAGTAGGAAGCAAGAGTCCGACGGCTGTGGCGATCAACAGTGCCTCCAAAGCGGGAGAATGGATTAAGAGCCGGCTTGGACTAATTAAGGAGATAAATACGAAATGTTCACCACAGGATCTGGTCACCGATGTTGATAAAGGGGCAGAGCTGATGATTCGTAAGCTGATTCTGACGCATTTTCCGGATCATGCGATCCTTGGGGAAGAGAGTGTTGATCCCGGCGCTGAAGCATCCGCGAATGCATTGACAGAGGCGAAGAAGGAAGCTGAATACTTATGGATCATTGATCCGATCGACGGGACGACGAATTTTGTGCAAGGCTATCCCTTCTTCTGTGTGTCGATTGCCTTGGCCTATCGTGGTGAAGTCATTATAGGCGTAATTTATGATCCAATCCGCGACGAGATGTTCGTTGCCGAGAAGGGCAAGGGAGCATATGTTCATGGCAACCCAACGCGGGTGTCTCGAGACGATAAGCTCGCAGACAGCGTCCTGGCGGTTGGCTTCAACCCGGACCGTGAGGTTGCGCTGCCAGTTAATATGAAAGGGATCACCGCACTATCGGATAGAACTCGCAGCCTGCGCGCCGCCGGCTCTGCAGCCTTGCATCTTGCCTATGTCGCCGCTGGTCGACTTAGTGGTTATTATGAGGTTGGTCTGAATGCATGGGATATTGCCGCAGGTGCTCTGCTGGTCAAGGAGTCGGGAGGTATCGTTACCGACACGGTAGGCAATCCTTATGATATTGGCGTTCGACGCCTGGTGGCCACCAATGGCAAAATCCATCAGGAGCTGCTCGATGTGCTGAAGACTGCCGAAGCCACTGGGGTCTAGCGATACATCCTGTGAAGACCGGATTCTGATTCGAAAAGGAGTTCAAATACCATGAGCGATGAGAAAGATCTGGAACGGGAATTGAATGAACTGTTGACGGAAGGCGAGCCGATTAGCGAGGAGGAGCGCCGCGCAGAAGAACGGCGCCGCTTGTCCCCACGATATGAGATAAGGATTCAGACACAGCTTGACCCGATCGTGGAAGAGACGTTCAAATACCGTAAAATCGCCAAGGAAGTTGATGACCGATACGATAATTATTTGAGGAAAACGGGACATATGGATAAAGAGAAAAGCGATAATGAGTCATAACATCTTCAGATCCCTATCTCTTATCGAAGCCAAGTCTGATTAATGAAAATATATACTTGTAAAGATATAACGGATACCACCATGGACTGGATGGGGTATCCGTTTTTCTATGCCTGAATACATTCTATATTACGTTTCTTCCTTAATCGCAACAATCCGTAGTCGCTTGTAGTCCCCGTACCATTCACCGCCAACCAGCAGATCTTGTTCAGCGGATTTGGCGATGAGCTGAATCGCCTGTTCCTTATCAGGCTCGCTTAGGGAATACAGAAATGAATCCTCAGCAAATAAACGGAGCCAATGCTGCATGCCCATTGCTCCACCCTCCAGCTTGGTAGGCCGGTCGAAATGTACGGCATAGGTTACTCGAAAACCGTGCTCTTCTAATAAACTGCTGTATTCACCGAGACTTGGAAAATACCAGGGATCGAGCGGCTTGGCATCAATGCCATAATTCGCGTCAAGTACTTTGGTAATGTGCTGGACGATGAGGTCGACATTTCCTTTACCGCCGAATTCGGCAATGAATCTGCCTCCGCAATCTAAGGCGCGATAGACGGATTTGACTACATTTCCGGCATCTTTGACCCAATGCAGCGCGGCATTGGAGAAAA
The window above is part of the Paenibacillus lutimineralis genome. Proteins encoded here:
- the acnA gene encoding aconitate hydratase AcnA, which produces MSKNDFFTAARQLSVGGKNYRYYDLQTLEQQGLGQISKLPFSIKVLLEAAIRQYDGRAITEEHVKQIAGWAEGRDENKEIPFIPARIVLQDFTGVPVVVDLAAMRDTVKKAGGDPKQINPLVPVDLVIDHSVMVDAFGSPDALEYNMNIEFERNEERYRFLRWAQTAFNNFRAVPPATGIVHQVNLEYLASVAATKTVDGETVVYPDSLVGTDSHTTMINGLGVVGWGVGGIEAEAGMLGQPLYFVAPEVIGFKLTGSLSEGATATDLALTVTEMLRKKGVVGKFVEFYGPGLTNISLADRATVANMAPEYGATIGYFPVDKETLAYMRSTGRSEEQIALVEAYYKAQGMFRTNETADPEFSDLIELDLAMVVPSLAGPKRPQDRIELTEMKNKFNDIIRTPIDKGGYGLSDEKITQRVPVTHPDGSTSELAPGAVVIAAITSCTNTSNPSVMLGAGLLAKKAVERGLTKPGYVKSSLTPGSLVVTEYLQKSGLIVPLEKLGFYVAGYGCATCIGNSGPLPEEVGSAIADNDLTVAAVLSGNRNFEGRVHAQVKANYLASPPLVVAYAIAGTVNIDLQNDPLGYDQQGEPVYLKDIWPTSMEIKEAIASSISPEMFRSKYEHVFTQNERWNSIAVPQGELYEWDEKSTYIQNPPFFEKIGDGMQDIADIHSASVLALLGDSVTTDHISPAGNISPSSPAGYYLNERGVARKDFNSYGSRRGNHEIMMRGTFANIRIRNQVAPGTEGGVTKYLPTDEVMSIYDAAMKYQSEGKNLVVLAGKEYGTGSSRDWAAKGTYLLGVKAVIAESFERIHRSNLVGMGVLPLQFQEGTSWKILNIDGTETFDILGLSNDVKPGQELKVVGTREDGSSFEFTAVARLDSMVDVDYYHNGGILQTVLRQMISATN
- a CDS encoding amidase domain-containing protein, which produces MADEWRRVLTKYVNQLNQDEVDYRVCSEDSVVTDLDYLIRSGERKHRLEMWYRERGAAPVRCETKARLIREIEHRAGELEVELMLLQKIYYDKGGARHQEQRVDQQRLTLLREGDGWTVSRVYQPIPERSAPVNVASIYNQDYTGKAGPSRPYLNHQILGAGGSQRSTAYRREDAVLYADRWWDSFNPEFAQFEVDCTSYISQCLFAGGAPINYTGKRESGWWYKGYVGKQEAWSYSWAVANALQLYLTHSNSHLRAEIVDRPELLQLGDVIIYDWDGNGAYQHSTIVTAFDAGGMPLVNAHTTPSQHRYWDYRDSYAWTEDTVYRFFHIADRF
- a CDS encoding D-alanine--D-alanine ligase; its protein translation is MGQDKLTVGLIYGGKSGEHEVSLQTALAVMQAFDYEKYELLPFYITKQGEWRVGSNQSAPFTALEQLKLESDAGDTSVAINTLFSKLATGEAKIDVAFPLLHGTNGEDGTIQGLFEMANIPYVGAGVLASAAGMDKVIMKKLFADAEIEQCGYCYFTDSEWERDSFTQIQQVEEKLGYPCFIKPANLGSSVGISKAKTREELISSVKLALRYDTKVIVEEFVEAREVEVGVLGNDIPLASVPGEIVSSGEYYDYQAKYLDGKSQMLIPAPLDTELAERIRDVAVKAFKAIACNGLCRADFFIRKTDGRILINEVNTMPGFTPYSMYPLLWRETGLSYETLLDRLIELAMERFAKRQDLFFENGIN
- a CDS encoding inositol monophosphatase family protein is translated as MQVENQLESSVKPLEPKPKIPYVVGSKSPTAVAINSASKAGEWIKSRLGLIKEINTKCSPQDLVTDVDKGAELMIRKLILTHFPDHAILGEESVDPGAEASANALTEAKKEAEYLWIIDPIDGTTNFVQGYPFFCVSIALAYRGEVIIGVIYDPIRDEMFVAEKGKGAYVHGNPTRVSRDDKLADSVLAVGFNPDREVALPVNMKGITALSDRTRSLRAAGSAALHLAYVAAGRLSGYYEVGLNAWDIAAGALLVKESGGIVTDTVGNPYDIGVRRLVATNGKIHQELLDVLKTAEATGV
- a CDS encoding class I SAM-dependent methyltransferase, which produces MEARQVWNAKLYDTKFRFVSEYGKDVLELLNAQVGEEIIDLGCGTGDISYEIAKTGAVVSGFDLSETMIQQARLKYPDLKFKVQNAAHFSVERPVQAVFSNAALHWVKDAGNVVKSVYRALDCGGRFIAEFGGKGNVDLIVQHITKVLDANYGIDAKPLDPWYFPSLGEYSSLLEEHGFRVTYAVHFDRPTKLEGGAMGMQHWLRLFAEDSFLYSLSEPDKEQAIQLIAKSAEQDLLVGGEWYGDYKRLRIVAIKEET